One Bacteroidetes bacterium SB0662_bin_6 genomic window carries:
- a CDS encoding DUF2911 domain-containing protein, producing MHRFRRNVLVLSRYLFSMRVVPCNYVGHEGLPVPNEHIECPDSDKTCYKKRTFRRRPISPHATSSTPQGFACIRTPDTHPIPQKPPMNAPLLPYRAAMLATLIPLLLSCTALPSLAQDADPNNAAFVTRLGNDTLAVERFVRTDARMEADVVLRTPTTTVRHYVLEMDETGALQRYEATIRTPSEPADASPVRHEVRTLVGDSLVVVATEGDETQTRAMAAHGGMLPFLDMIHWPFELMLTRAYASGADSVAQDLFTGRGSMQFIVRRISENAMTAQHPFRGTMDVRVDDAGRLLRLDAGATTRKLIVERVPSVDIEGLAESFAARDREDRSFGALSGRGEVNTAVHGAAIQVDYGTPSKRGRELFGALVPYGEVWRTGANRATHFTTDRNLVVRDLEVPAGEYTLYSIPSEEGGLLLINTQTGQGGTTYNEDQDLGRVDLTRTTLDESVEVFTILVEETDEGGVLKLQWGTTELSVPFTVE from the coding sequence ATGCACCGCTTCCGACGCAACGTCCTCGTACTGAGCCGTTACCTCTTCAGCATGCGCGTCGTACCATGCAATTACGTTGGTCATGAAGGATTGCCTGTTCCTAACGAACACATCGAATGTCCTGACTCAGATAAAACATGTTACAAAAAGAGAACGTTTCGGAGACGCCCAATCTCACCCCACGCAACCTCCTCAACCCCTCAAGGGTTTGCTTGCATCCGCACGCCTGACACCCACCCAATTCCCCAAAAACCACCCATGAACGCACCGCTCCTTCCTTACCGAGCCGCCATGTTGGCCACCCTGATCCCCCTGCTGCTGTCCTGTACGGCGCTCCCCAGCTTAGCCCAGGACGCCGACCCGAACAACGCAGCCTTCGTCACCCGGCTGGGCAACGATACGCTCGCCGTGGAGCGATTCGTGCGTACGGACGCCCGAATGGAGGCCGATGTGGTCCTGCGCACCCCCACTACCACCGTGCGCCATTATGTACTGGAGATGGACGAGACCGGCGCATTGCAACGGTACGAAGCAACGATCCGGACGCCTTCCGAACCCGCCGACGCTTCGCCTGTCCGTCACGAAGTGAGAACCCTTGTCGGCGATAGTCTGGTTGTGGTCGCCACAGAGGGAGACGAAACGCAGACCCGCGCCATGGCCGCGCACGGCGGAATGCTGCCCTTTCTGGATATGATCCACTGGCCCTTCGAACTGATGCTGACGCGCGCCTATGCTTCCGGCGCCGACAGCGTGGCGCAGGACCTCTTTACCGGTCGGGGCTCCATGCAGTTCATTGTCCGGCGCATTTCCGAAAACGCCATGACTGCGCAGCATCCCTTCCGGGGCACGATGGACGTTCGGGTAGACGACGCGGGGCGACTGCTCCGCCTCGACGCCGGAGCCACCACACGCAAACTGATCGTCGAACGTGTACCGTCGGTAGATATCGAAGGCCTGGCGGAGTCTTTCGCCGCACGGGACCGGGAAGACCGTTCGTTCGGCGCACTGTCGGGCCGGGGCGAGGTCAACACTGCGGTACACGGCGCGGCCATCCAGGTCGACTACGGCACGCCCTCGAAACGGGGCCGCGAACTCTTCGGCGCGCTGGTGCCCTACGGCGAAGTCTGGCGGACCGGCGCCAACCGGGCCACGCACTTTACCACGGACCGGAACCTCGTCGTCCGCGACCTCGAAGTGCCTGCCGGCGAATACACGCTCTACTCCATCCCCTCCGAAGAAGGCGGCCTCCTGCTCATCAACACGCAGACGGGCCAGGGCGGCACGACCTACAATGAGGACCAGGACCTGGGCCGCGTCGACCTGACCCGGACCACCCTCGACGAATCGGTTGAGGTCTTCACCATCCTTGTCGAGGAAACGGACGAAGGCGGCGTGCTCAAACTACAGTGGGGCACGACGGAATTGTCCGTTCCGTTTACAGTGGAATAA
- a CDS encoding methyltransferase domain-containing protein has product MDDFEITRIPAALPAIEADTMASGFDMPSERRTGALLQLLAASKPNSQFLEIGTGTGLATAWLLSGMDAYSTLISVDADKKVSDIAFRHLGEDRRLTLIVDDASLWLQNMEEETFDLIFADAMPGKYEHFDLVWKALSIGGFYVIDDMLPQDNWPDGHEANVERLLSQIESRTDCQFVKLDWSSGIVLVVRTR; this is encoded by the coding sequence ATGGATGATTTCGAGATAACGCGCATTCCGGCCGCTTTGCCGGCAATCGAAGCCGATACCATGGCCTCCGGATTCGATATGCCATCCGAACGCCGGACAGGGGCTCTTTTGCAACTTCTGGCGGCGAGCAAACCGAACAGCCAGTTTCTGGAAATAGGTACGGGAACCGGCTTGGCGACTGCCTGGCTGCTGAGCGGGATGGATGCGTACTCAACACTGATATCGGTCGACGCCGATAAAAAGGTGAGTGATATCGCCTTTCGTCATCTGGGAGAAGATCGCCGACTGACTCTTATAGTCGATGATGCGAGCTTATGGCTTCAGAATATGGAAGAAGAGACTTTCGATCTGATATTTGCAGATGCAATGCCCGGAAAATACGAGCATTTCGACCTTGTGTGGAAGGCACTGTCCATCGGTGGTTTTTATGTGATTGACGACATGCTGCCACAGGACAACTGGCCGGATGGACACGAAGCCAATGTAGAGCGATTGTTATCGCAAATCGAGAGCCGAACGGATTGTCAGTTCGTAAAACTGGACTGGAGCAGCGGAATAGTATTGGTCGTTCGAACCCGGTAG
- a CDS encoding tRNA-binding protein, with protein MKPARVKPTINIDVLNQVDARVGMIESVSEVEGSDKLVRLKVDFGDHKRTIFAGMKQEREDPTEIEGRQALFIVNLEPRKMMGEISEGMLFDVGYEDGLQPALLTLERPVPNGARAG; from the coding sequence ATGAAGCCCGCGCGGGTCAAGCCCACCATCAACATCGATGTCCTCAATCAAGTTGACGCCCGCGTTGGCATGATCGAGAGTGTCAGTGAGGTGGAAGGATCCGACAAACTCGTTCGACTCAAGGTCGATTTCGGCGACCACAAGCGAACGATATTCGCGGGGATGAAACAGGAACGCGAGGATCCAACCGAAATCGAAGGTCGACAGGCGCTGTTCATCGTCAACCTGGAGCCGAGGAAGATGATGGGAGAAATTTCGGAGGGTATGCTATTCGACGTCGGTTATGAGGACGGCCTTCAACCGGCGCTTCTGACCCTGGAGCGCCCGGTCCCGAATGGCGCCCGCGCGGGTTGA